A genome region from Bradyrhizobium sp. WSM1417 includes the following:
- a CDS encoding YciI family protein has protein sequence MLYAILCYHDEDFVGSWSKDQDEAVMKKLAVVQEGLAKQGRLGPVARLLPTTAAATLRKEDPPLVLDGPYAETKEQLLGFYIVDCKNLDEALDVARDLGSANPGGAYEVRPVGVFRPGGNLK, from the coding sequence ATGCTTTATGCGATCCTTTGCTATCATGACGAGGACTTCGTCGGCTCCTGGAGCAAGGACCAGGACGAGGCCGTGATGAAGAAGCTCGCCGTGGTGCAGGAAGGTCTCGCGAAGCAGGGCAGGCTCGGCCCCGTGGCGCGGCTGCTGCCGACCACTGCGGCAGCGACGCTGCGCAAGGAGGACCCGCCGCTGGTGCTCGACGGTCCCTACGCGGAGACCAAGGAGCAGTTGCTCGGCTTCTATATCGTCGATTGCAAGAATCTCGACGAGGCGCTCGACGTTGCGCGCGACCTCGGATCGGCCAATCCCGGCGGCGCCTATGAGGTGCGGCCCGTGGGCGTGTTCAGGCCCGGAGGGAATCTGAAATGA
- a CDS encoding RNA polymerase sigma factor, which yields MSEADTAWIETALTSARPQAVGALLRYFRDLDTAEEAFQNACLRALKTWPQNGPPRDPAAWLIMVGRNVAIDEVRRTRKQQPLPEDDQAISDLDDAEGAIAERLDGSHYRDDILRLMFICCHPGLPATQQIALALRIVCGLTVKQIARAFLVSDAAMEQRITRAKAKVAEAGTPFETPGAIERSERLAVVAAMIYLIFNEGYSASGDTAAIRKPLCEEAIRLARLLLRLFQSEPEIMGLTALILLQHARSASRFAADGSLILLDDQDRSLWNGTMIAEGLALIDKAIRHRRSGPYQIQAAIAALHARASTPEETDWAQIDLLYGALEVVQPSPVVTLNRAVAVSKVRGPQAALDLIEPLAPKLANYFHFYGVRGAFLMQLGRNDEARVAFDRAIALANTSAEAAHIRVHLDRLIRDSQPKGANGGARQDAKVKAPR from the coding sequence ATGAGCGAGGCCGATACCGCCTGGATCGAGACCGCGCTGACCTCGGCGCGCCCCCAGGCGGTCGGCGCGCTGCTGCGCTATTTCCGCGATCTCGATACCGCCGAGGAAGCTTTTCAGAACGCCTGCCTGCGCGCGCTGAAGACGTGGCCGCAGAACGGGCCGCCGCGCGATCCCGCGGCCTGGCTGATCATGGTCGGCCGCAACGTCGCGATAGACGAGGTGCGCCGCACCCGCAAGCAGCAGCCGCTGCCCGAGGACGACCAGGCGATCTCCGATCTCGACGACGCCGAGGGTGCAATCGCCGAGCGGCTCGACGGCTCGCACTACCGCGACGACATTTTGCGGTTGATGTTCATCTGCTGCCATCCAGGCCTGCCGGCGACGCAGCAGATCGCGCTGGCGCTCCGTATCGTCTGCGGACTGACCGTGAAGCAGATCGCGCGTGCCTTCCTGGTGTCGGATGCGGCGATGGAGCAGCGCATCACGCGCGCCAAGGCCAAGGTCGCCGAGGCCGGGACGCCGTTCGAAACGCCTGGCGCGATCGAGCGCTCGGAGCGGCTCGCCGTAGTCGCCGCGATGATCTATTTGATCTTCAACGAGGGTTACTCTGCGAGCGGCGACACCGCCGCAATCAGAAAGCCGCTATGCGAGGAAGCGATCCGGCTGGCGCGGCTGCTGTTGCGGCTGTTCCAGAGCGAGCCGGAGATCATGGGGCTCACGGCGCTCATCTTGTTGCAGCATGCGCGCAGCGCCTCGCGCTTTGCCGCGGATGGCTCGCTGATCCTGCTGGACGACCAGGATCGCTCGCTGTGGAACGGCACCATGATCGCGGAAGGCCTCGCGCTGATCGACAAGGCGATACGCCATCGCCGTAGCGGACCCTACCAGATCCAGGCCGCGATCGCCGCGCTGCATGCCCGCGCGTCGACGCCTGAGGAGACCGACTGGGCGCAGATCGACCTGCTCTATGGTGCGCTGGAGGTGGTGCAGCCCTCGCCGGTGGTGACGCTCAACCGCGCAGTCGCGGTTTCCAAGGTGCGCGGACCGCAAGCCGCGCTCGACCTGATCGAGCCGCTGGCGCCAAAGCTTGCCAACTACTTCCACTTCTACGGCGTGCGCGGCGCTTTCCTGATGCAGCTCGGCCGCAATGACGAAGCCCGCGTCGCCTTCGACCGTGCCATCGCCCTCGCCAACACGTCCGCAGAGGCGGCTCACATCCGCGTGCATCTCGATCGCCTGATCCGAGACAGCCAGCCCAAGGGCGCCAATGGCGGCGCCAGGCAAGACGCCAAGGTCAAGGCGCCAAGGTGA
- a CDS encoding glyoxylate/hydroxypyruvate reductase A has translation MTMGTLAVLINSTQQNWLPERWKARFDAVSGGRPVVLLPDAGLDPAEVHYAAVWKPVPGDLGSFPNLRAIFNLGAGVDALMADKSLPDVPLVRVAVPDLTNRMTEYVVLHVLMHHRQELYLRQSQREKRWEPTYQWPASAVTVGVMGVGTLGTDAADVLRRLGFRVAGWSRSARTIAGVECFHGAGQIDAFLRTTDILVSLLPLTPETHGILNRDVFTKLNRKSPLGAPVLINAGRGGLQNEADILSCLDDGTLGAASLDVFVQEPQPADSRFWTHPKVLLTPHNAADTDADAISTYVAEQIARFEAGGVLENVVDRTRGY, from the coding sequence ATGACCATGGGCACGCTGGCCGTCCTGATCAACAGCACGCAGCAGAACTGGCTGCCGGAGCGCTGGAAGGCCCGGTTCGACGCGGTCAGCGGCGGTCGCCCCGTGGTGCTGCTGCCCGATGCCGGGCTCGATCCGGCCGAGGTGCACTATGCCGCGGTGTGGAAGCCGGTGCCGGGCGACCTCGGCTCGTTCCCCAATCTGCGTGCGATCTTCAATCTGGGCGCCGGCGTCGATGCGCTGATGGCGGACAAGAGCCTGCCCGACGTGCCGCTGGTGCGCGTCGCCGTGCCTGACCTGACCAACCGCATGACCGAATACGTCGTGCTGCATGTGCTGATGCACCACCGCCAGGAGCTTTATCTGCGCCAGTCGCAGCGCGAAAAGCGCTGGGAGCCGACATATCAATGGCCGGCGAGCGCCGTCACGGTCGGTGTCATGGGGGTGGGCACGCTCGGCACTGACGCGGCCGATGTGCTGCGGCGGCTTGGTTTCCGCGTCGCCGGCTGGAGCCGCAGCGCGCGTACCATCGCAGGCGTCGAATGCTTCCATGGCGCCGGCCAGATCGACGCATTCCTGCGCACGACCGATATTCTCGTCAGCCTGTTGCCGCTGACGCCTGAGACACACGGCATCCTCAATCGCGACGTCTTCACCAAGCTCAACCGCAAAAGCCCGCTCGGTGCGCCCGTGCTGATCAATGCCGGCCGCGGCGGCCTCCAGAACGAAGCCGACATCCTTTCTTGCCTCGACGACGGCACGCTGGGCGCCGCCTCGCTCGACGTCTTCGTGCAGGAACCGCAGCCGGCGGACAGCCGGTTCTGGACCCATCCCAAGGTGTTGCTGACGCCGCACAACGCCGCCGATACCGACGCCGATGCGATCTCGACCTACGTCGCCGAGCAGATCGCGCGGTTCGAAGCGGGTGGTGTGCTGGAGAACGTGGTGGATCGGACGCGGGGGTATTGA